The DNA window TTAGAtcacagaatttttttttgagacaGATAGACACATATGCAATGATAAGCAAAGGACATTTTCCTTTGAACTAAAGTGATGTTTTATTTCGTTTGAAAATGGAGGAATTCATACCTTTCAAAGAAACCAAACAACCTCGTTCCTTAGTTCCAAACaaactcagaaaaaaaatccaaaggATTGAAAATCTAAGAAAAGTTCCTTCAAAAAAACCCACTATCAACATGGTCTTTTCGAttatgcttttgcttataagataaaatttaaaattttaatcttaaatttaaaattgattttggagtttttttattataatttatttttccgactttacttttagatcgctaagaacatgtatgtaaaagctatattcacaaattttttttaaaatatatatgttgtttgcCAATCACTTTTGAAGTTTGAGTGACCCTCGATTGTTCCAAACAGGGTGAACGGATAAACTTAGTATATTTTGAGAGCATTTTTCTCACGGTACACGAGatatcactgttttttatgtaaaatttggtatctcttggtatcttagatactagaaggtaccaaattttacatagaggactttttaccatccttaaaaagtacctcgaggtaccaagaattttagtttaaatttttgagatttgctccggtccaataaaaaataccttgaaTTACTGgcatctcgaggtaccaaatgaTTTTCCACCATTGAATCTAGCTGagtctagctgagtaggatatgcactgttagatccaacgattagaaacgatttggCACCACGAGACACCGGTATCTTGAAATAccttttgttactttttgtcgGACAAgcaaaactctaaatttttggTGCCTCAAGATACAATATATCACTAAAAAGGGTGGaatcttgaggtactttttcaaggacggtaaaaaactctacatagaaaatatttttttatcatccttgaaaaataagtaccaagaattttagtataaatttttgatacatcaaagatataatatatcttaaggtatcacacgttttacattaaaataaaaggtaCGATATTTTAAGGtaattttttaaggatagtaaaaaaactcGTATTGAAAACAGTGTTACCTACTTAATCACGGTAATGATGCTCATATTTTGAAGTTTGAGTGATCCTCGATTGCTCCATTTATCTGTACTTCCGTACACATGTATACCAACCTTACACCTCAAATCATTACCGGCATAATCACCGTTCCCAACCACCACCAACAAATGATACAACACTGTATTAACCAAATCAAAAGAAATACCCCATTGATTATCAGTAACGAGGAGTAATCTAATcatgcagcagctagctaatCCTCCAGCTCCGCCTTCTTGGGCGGCCCGAACCTCTTCTCCAGCCGCCGGAGCTCCGCCGGAGTGAGCCCGAACGCCCTCTCGAGGACGGCCTCCCTGATGCCGGACCCGAACACCGTCGCCGGGATGCGCACGATGCCGGGGTTCTCGCTGTTGAAGGTGCCGTACACCGTGGCcggcgcgtcgccgacgttgaGCTGGAAGTGAACCATGGCGCGCGGGAACACCATCACCTCCCCTTGCTCGAGCACCTTGGCGAACAGGCGGCCGCCGGAGTCGACGAACCCGGCGTACAcgcggccggcgaggacgagcgcCGTCTCGGTGGCGCGCGGGTGGTAGTGCGGCGGGttgacgccgccggccgcggagAGGTCGGCGCGGGCGAAGGACATCCCCAGGGTGTGCAGGCCCGGGAACTGCGCCGGGGTGACGGACACGCCGGCGAAGCCCGTCTCCGGCGAGAAGTTCCCCGCGGCGCGCACGCCCGAGAAGGCGAAGTCGCCGGCCGTCAGGTTGGTGGGGTTCCTGCACGGGTAGGACGGGAGCAGGCCGAGCTCCACCGGCCGGCCACGCCCGGCGTCCGGCACGCAGAAGTCCTGCACCGCGTCGGGATCGCccctggccgccggcgccggcagcagcgcggcgagcaACAACAGGAGAAGACAACGGCGATGCGCCATCGTTTCTTGGCGCCTCTCCTTGCTAACCCGGCCGTTCGTTCTCCGGTGAGCCTTCCTCACCTTGTCACGACTGATCAAAACTATATGTGACTCGTTCGTCGGTGGACAGCAGCTGTTCTGCAGTGCACGTACATATGTAGTTCGAGCACTAAAACAGACACCAGCTCATGTCTTGTAGGTGAGCTGATCATTTCCTCTAATCATCAGTAGGTTATTGTAGTGTTTTTCTGTAATGCACGAGCAGTTGTAAAGTGTCGGCCGCTTTCCCGGAAGTGCAGAGATGGTTAGAGAagcttttttgtttttcttttcagaggAGTATAATTGAATGGATGTACAGAGAAAGCAGAGGAGAGGGCTCTGAAGTGAAGAACAGCAGCTTCTGTGGAATTTTAAGCAGGTGCTGCCCAAGTGGCCAGTGAAGAGGAGGACCACATGGCAACTGCATTATTGATCGGAAGAGCCATTCAGGTCTTCATCAAGCGTGCTCATTGTAGATAAGGCTTCCAGATAAACACAGGTGCCACTGGCAGTGAGGACTGCGGCGGTTGCCGGACAGCAGCATATacgaaaaaatatgaaatctGCAAAATATGAGTATGAATCATCTGGGAAGATACAGATACTCCATAATGATGCTTTCGTGGCGTAGCAGGCTGTTCCAACCGGCCGgagcgcgcgccgccgccgggtagAGGAGATATCCGATCCCTTGCCACTGACGCGACCCAATCGCACTCCTGCATCATTGCATCCTTGGCCAGCACGGGGAAAGATCATGCGCCGGGGACGGGGAGGAGTATCAGTGCGCACAAACAGCGGAGTAGCTCGATCGATTTGCTCCCTGGGATGTTCGAGCAAACTGTCTGGCGTTCGCCGACTGGCACGACGAAATTCTTGTTCCGCccgccccctctccctccaaaCAATCTAAAACTACTTGTTTttgttagtatatttttcaaactgctGTGGTACATTTTCCTTAAACAAAACTTTCTTACATAGAAGTTGCTTTTAGATAAATCATATCATAAggttttaataattaactcttaatttatcatatacgtcctccattccaaaatattataaaatattattgctttaaatttatacactattattttgggacaaggAGAGTACTAATTAAAACGGATCTTTTAACTTGCTATACTCCTTATGGACCACATCATAAAAGACACAAACCGTTTTTACAAACAGGCCTGATTGATTTTCATATGCGGTTGCACCAACTGCATGGGCCAAATTATCTGCGAAAATACAAATCTTTGCATGCAGCCAGAGCACCCGCATGTGAAAATTCGATTTTTACATGCGGGCGCTTTAAGCCAACCGCATGCAAAGAGAAAAATcgcgaaaaaaataaaattccaaaaataaaaaacgaaaaaaatagcgccgccgcccgcccgagCTCGTCGCAGCAGCCACCGCTTCCGCTCCCTGCgtagccgtcgccgtcgccgtcactgTCGCCGGCTGCCCGAGAAAACCGTTGCCACCGCCCGAAACCGCCGCTGCCACCACTGCCCCCAGATCTGCCGCCACGCATCGAGCTCCACCTCGGCCGCATATCATATGTCTGGCGTGTCCAGGTGCAGCAGCACCTCGGCCGCGCATAGTTCCAGGAACTCACCGAGCCCGGCACCGGCGACCTTGCTGGCCTCCATTTCCGAGCAAAAAGGCCGTGCCTTTGATTGGATTCTTGCGGAATCAATCCTGCATGGTTCAATCAAATAAATCGAGTTCTTGCAACAAAAGCCTCCTAAGAACCACTTCGAGCTGTAGCTTTTGGATGGTGTGGTACAAGCACGAGCTTGATCCGGAGCTGCAGAAGGCGAGAGGAGGGGAATGTGGGGCACCTGTGGACGGTTCTACCGGTCGCCGgatccaccgccgccatccgTCGCCGTGGCCTTGCTCGCTGTCGGCGAcaagagaggggagggaaggagaggacacgagaggagagagggagggagagaggagataaaagaaagaaataaataggTGGTTAAAACTTTTTGAAACGGTGAGGAGGGAAAGAGAGACGaggactaaaaaaaactacgggTATTTTTACATGCGGACCATCTAACCGTCCTTATGCGAAAATAGATTTTTGCATGTGGCTATTTAAGAGGACCGCATgcgaaaataattattaaaaatattaatttgatattaaaTGAACTTCGTGTCAAATTTTAAGATGCTAAATGAACTCACGTGAAAAGTTATCAAAAGCAAAGTTGTAGAACTCATTGAGAtctaccatttttcttttggtcattTCACCATCTGAGTTTGATtggaatatataaaatttgaattttaaaatataagaaattcaaataaattttcaagtagtaaatgatttgaaatgaaaaaatttcaaaagcaaagttatataacttgtcaagatctacaacttttatatgggtcatttttctatatgacattgtttgaatagtTTGAAtatcaatttcaaattatgacaacttcaaaagacattttcaaatactaaatgattttaactaaaaaattcatcaataacaaagttgtataactcaac is part of the Oryza brachyantha chromosome 2, ObraRS2, whole genome shotgun sequence genome and encodes:
- the LOC102706912 gene encoding germin-like protein 2-4, which codes for MAHRRCLLLLLLAALLPAPAARGDPDAVQDFCVPDAGRGRPVELGLLPSYPCRNPTNLTAGDFAFSGVRAAGNFSPETGFAGVSVTPAQFPGLHTLGMSFARADLSAAGGVNPPHYHPRATETALVLAGRVYAGFVDSGGRLFAKVLEQGEVMVFPRAMVHFQLNVGDAPATVYGTFNSENPGIVRIPATVFGSGIREAVLERAFGLTPAELRRLEKRFGPPKKAELED